One Antedon mediterranea chromosome 1, ecAntMedi1.1, whole genome shotgun sequence genomic window, AACCAAACGACATTATTGCTTTCACTGGTGAAACAGTTACCATGTCCTGCATTGCATCTGGAACAAACTCATCCAGATCAGAGCGTCAGTTCCAATGGTATAAATTGTATGATCCACGTCGTTTGAGTAAGAACCATATTCTGTTGTCTAGTACACCAACAGACAGAATATCTGTAGAAATTGATAAGCCAAGAAAGCGATATTCTTTAATGATTAGAAATGTAACTGAGGAAGATACTGGACAGTTTCAGTGCATTTTGAAAGATGGTAATGTACCTGAAATTCATTCAGACGTTATAGTGTTAAACGTCATTGAACCTCCTATTGAAGGATATACCCCTTGCAAACATTACAATGGTTCTAAAATGCTGTTGACGCCCTCTGGACAAGCAACTATTCGCTGCGAAAGTATGCTCGATGATTTTAAGCCAAATCCATCGGCTACTCGTTCTGCTCACAGTAGCTGGCCAGATGTTGACCGTACTCTAAGTGTACTTAATCTACAGAATGGTACCGTTCTGCTTAAAGAAACTGAACAATCTAATAAAAATTCTGTTCAATTCTGTTCAACAAATATTGCTGCTTTGTCTGCTCCAGAGTCGTGTACCCTTTTACCAGATCTGCCTAAATTACCAGTTCTAATATCACCATCAAATAAAGCTATCGACTATGGTGATGACCTAACTTTTCAATGTATTATGGTTCAATCTTGGGAAATTATTGAGTACCGTTGGTATATTGAGGGAGCTCTGCAACCGTCTAGTATGTTCCTTGCTAATAACAGTCAAAGCCTGAGCATGAAAAATATCAAAGGAGTTATAGGAGAATATAAAGTAATATGCCAAGTAACCGATAGATGGCACTTAAGTATAAATGCTACAGCTATCGTAACGATGAAAAATGCACCCACTGTCACGACAATTGAACCCATAAGGGTAGCAAAACCGTCAACATCTGTAGCTTCAACTACTACATTTGTTTCACCATCGCTAATTGCTTCAAAATCACCCCCAAACAATGTAGATGAATCTGCAACAACTATGGATATGCAACATATTAGTATTTTGGTTGGTCCAATGATGGCTTGTATTATCCTTTTTGTTTTTTCCATAGTTGTTTTATGGTatcattcaaaattaaagaaagaacGACAAAATCTTAAAAACCAATTAAAAGACCAGAAATCAGAGGATATAACTAACCAGGCCATTAAGCTGCGAGGTCGCCGCTATTCAGACTCTGTGATTAATCGACAAAGTGTGCTATACGAAACAGACTATGAAAATGTGGAATCGGTTTCCAGACACCGAAGCCTTTACATTGATCAACCCTCTAAAAATTTCATGCGTGGTAGTCATACCATGATGCCTCCAGTTCACGCAAACTT contains:
- the LOC140050538 gene encoding uncharacterized protein yields the protein MYVLIQLLIVTFVYESHGAVTWRVEPNDIIAFTGETVTMSCIASGTNSSRSERQFQWYKLYDPRRLSKNHILLSSTPTDRISVEIDKPRKRYSLMIRNVTEEDTGQFQCILKDGNVPEIHSDVIVLNVIEPPIEGYTPCKHYNGSKMLLTPSGQATIRCESMLDDFKPNPSATRSAHSSWPDVDRTLSVLNLQNGTVLLKETEQSNKNSVQFCSTNIAALSAPESCTLLPDLPKLPVLISPSNKAIDYGDDLTFQCIMVQSWEIIEYRWYIEGALQPSSMFLANNSQSLSMKNIKGVIGEYKVICQVTDRWHLSINATAIVTMKNAPTVTTIEPIRVAKPSTSVASTTTFVSPSLIASKSPPNNVDESATTMDMQHISILVGPMMACIILFVFSIVVLWYHSKLKKERQNLKNQLKDQKSEDITNQAIKLRGRRYSDSVINRQSVLYETDYENVESVSRHRSLYIDQPSKNFMRGSHTMMPPVHANLKVKIEVPNLTAALSQSDPNLHAFEVIQNQDTVSSTITDTTFVKTETIIETENEAIIDISELAEEDIPPPLPAPRRPNSEIANRICDNQNKDHYYVNLGRQARLQRIPPIPPPRSCNGNIPCGLPFRRSNSEILHPGKITLPT